The sequence CAGTGCCGATACCGCTTCATCACATACGGTATAAACCGTTACGCCCCGGCGTTCGGCTTCTAGTCGCTCTTCGGCGCAAAATTGGGTAATGAACCATTCCAGATTCGTGACCGATGTAGCGCTGGCCTCCAGACACAGCCAATGGTCGGGTACGGCGGCAATGGCAGTCATCGCCAGGTCGGGGTTGACCAATGGTATGCGCGTCAGCACACTATTGACGCTCCATGATCCCGCAACCAGACAGGCTTGCCCCTCTTCCACAACCCCGCTGCCAATCATGCTGGCGTTGGCATCGAGCAGCCCCGCAACGACCGGTGTTCCGACCAGAAGGCCCGTTTGGCGGGCGGCTACGGGTGTTACATTTCCAATCACATCGAAACTTTGATGGAGCGAGGGCAAGGCGTAGTAGATGTCCGCTAAATCGTACAGTGCCAGTAGGTCACGGCTATACTGTCGTTGGCACACATCGAGCAGATTGGTCGCACTCATGTCCGAATAGTCGGTGGCAATCTGGCCAGTCAGGCAGTAATTCAGGTAATCTTTGCAAAGCAGAACCGCCCCGATTTGCGCGTAGGTTTGGGGTTCATGTCGTTTTAACCAGACCAGCAGTGTGTTAGTCTGAGCTGCCCAAAATGCCTGTAGCGTATAGGGGTAAACTCGTTCCAGTAGGTTTGACGCGGCCCACTCGGCACATATGCCCGCGCCCCGGCAGTCGAGCGATTGAATACCCCGCAATGGTTGCCCAGACCGGTCGAGGAGGTACAGTCCGTTGCCGTGTCCAGTGTTCCCAATAGCAGCAATCTGCTCCGATTTGATACCAGCCCTGTCGATCACCTCATGGATTGTACGGGCAGTTGCCTGCCAAAGTTCGGTCATGTTTCGTTCGCTCCAGCCCGGCTGTGGGTAATGCGTGGCAATTTTGCATGAAGCAACCTGCACCTCACGGCCCGTGACGTCGAACAGTACGGCTTTGCAGACGGTGTTGCCATTGTCTAAACCAAGCAAGTATCGGCTCATGGAAACAAACGGGTTAGGAATAAATTGGCTCTACCAGGCTTGTCGATACAAAGCCACTATCTCGTCGGCGTTCGGTACGATCGGGTTGTTCTGGGGGCTGCCGGAGGCCAGGGCGTCGGATGCCATTTTTTCAATAGACTGCTCAAAAACGGCTTTTTCTACGCCCGGGCAATCCTGCAACCGGGGGATTTTCAAAGCCTGATTCTGACGCTCCAGTCCCATTAATAAAGCCTCACAGGCGGCTTCGTCCGACGTGCCGATCTGAGCTAGCGCCATTGTCCGGGCTATCGTAGCGTATCGGTCTGGAGCGCCG comes from Spirosoma aureum and encodes:
- a CDS encoding FGGY-family carbohydrate kinase is translated as MSRYLLGLDNGNTVCKAVLFDVTGREVQVASCKIATHYPQPGWSERNMTELWQATARTIHEVIDRAGIKSEQIAAIGNTGHGNGLYLLDRSGQPLRGIQSLDCRGAGICAEWAASNLLERVYPYTLQAFWAAQTNTLLVWLKRHEPQTYAQIGAVLLCKDYLNYCLTGQIATDYSDMSATNLLDVCQRQYSRDLLALYDLADIYYALPSLHQSFDVIGNVTPVAARQTGLLVGTPVVAGLLDANASMIGSGVVEEGQACLVAGSWSVNSVLTRIPLVNPDLAMTAIAAVPDHWLCLEASATSVTNLEWFITQFCAEERLEAERRGVTVYTVCDEAVSALPRNDKSPIVYHPFLHGSNVHANARAGLYGLAGWHTRADILRALYEGVVFSHLSHVEKLRQGGAASFDSVRLTGGGARSPVLCQLFADSLGVRVEVPQSGETGALGAALTAGIGVGVWANYADATRQIVHVSRTYEPNPERLALYQLHYQVYKHLIQTMSEPWNGIMAH